The following coding sequences lie in one Trueperaceae bacterium genomic window:
- a CDS encoding acylphosphatase, which yields MAPSTEKPTQTPAQGDPCRFTAIVSGDVQGVGYRAFARRYATELGIGGHAENLADGRVEIVAEGRYGDLMVLLKHLRVGPAHAVVKRVDVDWSATPPSLAGAPEFRTY from the coding sequence ATGGCGCCCAGCACGGAAAAGCCCACGCAGACGCCCGCGCAAGGGGACCCGTGCCGCTTCACCGCCATCGTGTCGGGCGACGTGCAAGGGGTCGGCTACCGCGCCTTCGCGCGCCGCTACGCGACCGAGCTCGGCATCGGCGGGCACGCGGAGAACCTGGCGGACGGTCGCGTCGAGATCGTCGCGGAGGGGCGCTACGGCGACCTCATGGTGCTCCTCAAGCACCTCCGGGTCGGGCCGGCGCACGCGGTGGTGAAGAGGGTGGACGTCGATTGGTCGGCCACCCCGCCGAGCCTCGCGGGCGCGCCGGAGTTCAGGACCTACTGA
- the trpC gene encoding indole-3-glycerol phosphate synthase TrpC produces the protein MGRIARERAADYAAAPRVGARDRASPPREEAPEERSEGGVPRPKLSAALLAAKREAEAAGLTPLAFIAEIKRSSPSQGHIAPLDPVRAAREYLAGGAAALSVLTEPRHFGGDLGHLRAVAVAVPLPLLRKEFVVHPEQVREAVAARASAVLLMVSVLGEATGEYLRYAEGLGLEALVEVHDARELAVALEAGARVLGVNNRDLATLAVDLGTAPKLIAAARERGYAGVSVAESGYATNADLASVAGLADAVLVGTSLAGSGDLTGALRRLRGGAERT, from the coding sequence TTGGGCAGGATCGCCCGCGAACGCGCGGCCGACTATGCCGCGGCGCCCCGGGTCGGGGCTCGGGACCGCGCCTCGCCGCCTCGCGAGGAGGCTCCGGAGGAGCGCTCGGAGGGCGGCGTCCCGCGCCCGAAGCTGTCAGCGGCGCTCCTCGCCGCCAAGCGCGAGGCGGAGGCCGCCGGCCTCACGCCCCTCGCCTTCATCGCTGAGATCAAGCGTTCGAGCCCGTCGCAAGGGCACATCGCGCCGCTCGACCCGGTGCGCGCCGCGCGCGAGTACCTGGCCGGCGGGGCAGCGGCCCTGAGCGTCCTCACGGAGCCGCGTCACTTCGGCGGCGACCTCGGGCACCTCCGCGCCGTCGCGGTCGCCGTGCCGCTGCCCCTGCTGCGCAAGGAGTTCGTCGTGCACCCCGAGCAGGTGCGCGAGGCCGTCGCGGCCCGGGCGAGCGCAGTGCTCCTGATGGTCAGCGTCCTCGGGGAGGCCACGGGCGAGTACCTGCGGTACGCGGAAGGGCTCGGGCTAGAGGCGCTCGTCGAGGTGCACGACGCCCGGGAGCTCGCGGTGGCGTTGGAGGCCGGTGCGCGCGTGCTCGGCGTCAACAACCGCGACCTGGCCACGCTCGCCGTCGACCTCGGCACGGCGCCGAAGCTGATCGCCGCCGCTCGCGAGCGGGGCTACGCCGGCGTGAGCGTGGCGGAGTCGGGTTACGCGACCAACGCCGACCTCGCCTCGGTGGCGGGCCTGGCGGACGCCGTGCTCGTCGGCACGAGCCTCGCAGGCAGCGGCGACCTCACGGGGGCGCTGCGCAGGCTCCGGGGCGGGGCCGAGCGAACCTGA
- a CDS encoding insulinase family protein, with protein sequence MSLTAAPIGALHELTLPNGLRVVYAPMPWLPTVSATLSLPFGSTTDPEGQEGSANVLHEWLQRGAGDLDSRAYTDALLDLGVRRGGGSGREASNLAFGFLESVAAPALDLLAASVREPRLQDGEFEAARDLALQELASLDDAPTQRLFEALQAEFFASAQRRSGYGTEAGLTALTPEGVRQDAARRLGPQGAVLGLAGGGTWESLVEAVTAAFGSWGGGTVPVPPARVAPVGRHHVDADSSQVQIGLAFPSPAPGTDDMYVYLLALEVLSGSMGARLFTEVREKRGLVYSVSAFFRALRGFGYTLGYAGTTAERASETLEVFLAELARLAEGVSDAELERARTGLLSSIVMAGEASGATAGRLSNDVVLFGRPRTAAEITARIDGVTLSQVNRYLAANPVPQPTVVTLGPAA encoded by the coding sequence ATGTCGCTAACTGCGGCGCCGATCGGCGCCCTTCACGAGTTGACGCTCCCCAACGGCCTGCGCGTCGTCTACGCGCCCATGCCGTGGCTGCCGACGGTGAGCGCGACCCTGTCGCTGCCCTTCGGCTCGACGACGGACCCTGAAGGACAGGAGGGCTCCGCCAACGTGCTGCACGAGTGGTTGCAGCGCGGCGCCGGCGACCTGGACTCGCGAGCCTACACGGACGCCCTCCTCGACCTCGGCGTGCGCCGTGGCGGCGGGAGCGGGCGCGAGGCGAGCAACCTGGCCTTCGGCTTCCTCGAGTCCGTGGCCGCGCCGGCGCTGGACCTGCTGGCCGCCTCCGTCAGGGAGCCGCGTCTGCAGGACGGCGAGTTCGAGGCGGCGCGTGACCTCGCGTTGCAGGAGCTCGCGTCCCTGGACGACGCCCCGACCCAGCGCCTCTTCGAGGCCCTGCAGGCCGAGTTCTTCGCCAGCGCGCAACGCCGCAGCGGTTACGGCACGGAGGCGGGTCTCACCGCCCTCACGCCGGAAGGCGTGCGCCAGGACGCCGCGCGGCGCTTAGGGCCGCAAGGCGCGGTCCTCGGCCTCGCCGGCGGTGGCACGTGGGAGAGCCTCGTCGAGGCCGTCACCGCCGCCTTCGGCTCCTGGGGCGGCGGCACCGTGCCGGTCCCGCCCGCCCGGGTGGCGCCCGTCGGCCGCCACCACGTCGATGCCGATTCGAGCCAGGTCCAGATAGGCCTCGCGTTCCCGAGCCCGGCGCCGGGCACGGACGACATGTACGTCTACCTCCTCGCCCTCGAGGTCCTCTCGGGCAGCATGGGCGCGCGGCTCTTCACGGAGGTGCGCGAGAAGCGCGGCCTCGTGTACTCCGTGAGCGCTTTCTTCCGCGCCCTACGCGGCTTCGGTTACACGCTCGGGTACGCGGGCACCACCGCCGAGCGGGCGAGCGAGACCCTCGAGGTCTTCCTCGCCGAGCTGGCGCGCCTCGCGGAGGGCGTCTCCGACGCCGAGCTGGAGCGCGCGCGCACCGGGCTCCTCTCCAGCATCGTCATGGCGGGCGAGGCCTCCGGCGCCACCGCGGGCCGCCTCAGCAACGACGTCGTGCTCTTCGGACGACCGCGGACGGCCGCCGAGATCACGGCCCGCATCGATGGAGTGACGTTGAGCCAGGTCAACCGCTACTTGGCGGCGAACCCCGTCCCGCAGCCGACCGTCGTCACGTTGGGACCGGCCGCGTGA
- a CDS encoding insulinase family protein, with protein MKGLDLRFDEVRLANGLTVIGEHNPQAASTAIGYLVHTGSRDETAEVAGVSHFLEHMLFKGNETYTPDDINRTFDELGADYNAFTSEERTVYYGAVVASRALSLLDVLTELMRPSLRQADFDMEKKVILEEIAMYQDRPSRRLFEHANERFWNAHPLGNSVLGSGESITALTRDQMLAYFERRYLPGNVILALAGNYDLDAVLEQVGERAGTWPAFDATRDRPPAVPASGRERLTDASLKRLHAAFYAPGVPAETTKARYAAGLLASVIGAGDGSRLYWELVDKGLADNASLGHEASEGAGAFVGYLSTAPERAEEVIASYLRVLGEAQDAGVSDAEWRRAQLRTATSLTMRAETPMGRLMSFAATYQTLGEYQSLARMVDEVMTTPLAAGLELLAERPFDDAYVLTLGPDA; from the coding sequence GTGAAGGGCCTCGACCTGCGGTTCGACGAGGTGCGCCTCGCCAACGGGCTGACCGTCATCGGCGAGCACAACCCCCAGGCCGCCAGCACGGCCATCGGCTACCTCGTGCACACCGGCTCGCGCGACGAGACGGCCGAGGTGGCCGGTGTGTCGCACTTCCTCGAGCACATGCTCTTCAAGGGCAACGAGACCTACACCCCGGACGACATAAACCGCACCTTCGACGAGCTCGGCGCCGATTACAACGCCTTCACCAGCGAGGAGCGCACCGTCTACTACGGCGCGGTCGTCGCGAGCCGCGCCCTCTCGCTGCTCGACGTACTGACCGAGCTCATGCGGCCCAGCCTGCGCCAGGCGGACTTCGACATGGAGAAGAAGGTGATCCTGGAAGAGATCGCCATGTACCAGGACCGCCCCAGCCGCCGGCTCTTCGAGCACGCCAACGAGCGCTTCTGGAACGCGCACCCCCTCGGCAACAGCGTCCTGGGCTCGGGCGAGAGCATCACGGCCCTCACCCGCGACCAGATGCTCGCCTACTTCGAGCGCCGCTACTTGCCCGGTAACGTCATCCTCGCGCTCGCCGGCAACTACGACCTGGACGCCGTGCTCGAGCAGGTCGGCGAGCGCGCCGGCACGTGGCCGGCGTTCGACGCCACCCGCGACCGCCCTCCCGCGGTACCCGCGAGCGGCCGCGAGCGGCTGACCGACGCCTCCTTGAAGCGCCTGCACGCAGCCTTCTACGCCCCCGGCGTGCCCGCCGAGACGACGAAGGCCCGCTACGCGGCTGGGCTCCTCGCCAGCGTCATCGGCGCGGGCGACGGGAGCCGGCTCTACTGGGAGCTCGTCGACAAGGGGCTGGCCGACAACGCGTCGCTCGGCCATGAGGCGAGCGAGGGCGCGGGCGCCTTCGTCGGCTACCTGAGCACCGCCCCTGAGCGCGCCGAGGAGGTCATCGCGAGCTACCTGCGCGTGCTGGGCGAGGCGCAGGACGCAGGCGTAAGCGACGCCGAATGGCGCAGGGCGCAGTTGCGCACGGCCACGAGCCTGACGATGCGCGCCGAGACGCCGATGGGCAGGCTCATGTCGTTCGCGGCCACGTACCAGACGCTCGGCGAGTACCAGAGCCTCGCCCGGATGGTCGACGAGGTCATGACCACCCCGCTCGCCGCCGGCCTGGAGCTGCTGGCCGAGCGACCGTTCGATGACGCGTACGTCCTGACGCTCGGCCCCGACGCCTGA
- a CDS encoding LptF/LptG family permease, whose translation MRTFLSRIDRYLLRESLPPFLFGLVLYASLAVVSVTIPRLQWIVGAPVLELGVWLLVQLPQALVQTLPIALVLAVLLAFGRLASENELLALQAGAVPVRRVAGVFVGLGMVCALAVLAINQWVLPVTNTMVTRQYWELTSGQTGLFRLAQQALPVDDFTLHFAAAAERGTLMRDVRIERWDGDTLTLLRADEGRFEGVNLVLTGYRIDGFDLSALDDATGDPAAALARLIRLRNVPADPSSALTLTTSVTLDELVTRFGAGGFEDYRSITQLWEDSHRAAASATERRRSAALMHRKLAEPFTNLALLLVAVPLSLTYARTRGVAFGLSLVVTLLWYLFYTFGQLFAQTGQLPVWLGAWLGNLVFAGLGLVLLARRVR comes from the coding sequence ATGAGGACGTTCCTCTCCCGCATAGACCGCTACCTGTTGAGGGAGAGCCTCCCGCCCTTCCTCTTCGGCCTGGTGCTCTACGCGAGCCTCGCGGTGGTGAGCGTGACCATCCCGCGCTTGCAATGGATCGTGGGCGCCCCAGTGCTGGAGCTGGGGGTGTGGCTGCTCGTTCAGCTCCCGCAGGCGCTCGTACAGACGCTCCCCATCGCCCTCGTGCTGGCGGTGCTGCTGGCGTTCGGCCGCTTGGCGAGTGAGAACGAGCTCCTGGCCCTGCAGGCCGGAGCTGTGCCCGTCCGCCGCGTGGCGGGGGTGTTCGTCGGGCTCGGCATGGTGTGCGCGTTGGCCGTGCTCGCCATCAACCAGTGGGTGCTGCCGGTGACGAACACCATGGTCACACGGCAGTACTGGGAGCTCACCTCCGGACAGACCGGTCTGTTCCGCTTGGCGCAGCAGGCCCTGCCGGTCGACGACTTCACGTTGCACTTCGCGGCGGCGGCCGAGCGCGGCACTCTCATGCGCGACGTGAGGATCGAGCGCTGGGACGGCGACACCCTTACCCTGCTGCGGGCCGACGAGGGGCGTTTCGAGGGCGTGAACCTCGTGCTGACCGGTTACCGGATAGACGGCTTCGACCTCTCGGCGTTGGACGATGCCACGGGCGACCCTGCGGCCGCGCTCGCGCGCTTGATACGCCTGCGCAACGTGCCGGCCGACCCGAGCTCCGCCCTCACGCTCACGACGAGCGTGACCTTGGACGAGCTCGTGACGCGCTTCGGCGCGGGCGGCTTCGAGGACTACCGCTCCATAACGCAGTTGTGGGAGGACTCGCACCGCGCGGCCGCCTCTGCCACGGAGCGGCGCCGGTCGGCCGCCCTGATGCACCGCAAGCTGGCCGAGCCGTTCACGAACCTCGCGCTGCTGCTCGTGGCCGTGCCGCTCAGCCTGACCTACGCGCGCACGCGCGGCGTGGCGTTCGGCCTGAGCCTCGTGGTGACGCTCCTGTGGTACCTCTTCTACACGTTCGGCCAGCTCTTCGCGCAGACGGGCCAACTGCCCGTGTGGCTGGGGGCGTGGCTCGGCAACCTGGTGTTCGCGGGCCTCGGCCTGGTGCTGCTGGCGCGGCGCGTGCGGTGA
- a CDS encoding bifunctional (p)ppGpp synthetase/guanosine-3',5'-bis(diphosphate) 3'-pyrophosphohydrolase translates to MSAASGNLDTLMGPENAASEQADDAPGSLASAGGHRGGSAAPAEEPERSRTVGPTVPKSLLNATSYLSKPDAAKLAEAYAFAEEHHRGMLRRSGEPFINHPVAVTEILAEMNLDISALMAGLLHDTVEDTSATFEAIEERFGETVRRIVEGETKISKLAVRVYENEQAENLRQMLLAMTSDVRIILVKLADRLHNMRTLRFMPPHKQLSISEETIEIFAPLANRLGINHIKNELEDIAFRYLEPERYLQLQRQVRMRQSEREAYVKKSIKLLEERLRQEGLKFELSGRSKHLYSIHRKMLRDHRNLDQIFDLMAIRAVLDPGEGDQALPNEEAEKAVCYRALGIVHSLWTPIPGRFKDYVAVPKPNGYQSLHTTVIGLLGQPIEVQIRTRHMHEVAEFGVAAHWAYKEGVEETAEIQKRLDWMKQLLEVDTSSEDADAFVDAVKTDLLSERVLVFTPAGDVVNLPRGSTPIDFAYHVHTEIGHRCIGARVNGEIVPLNHELATGDRVEVLTNRSSQYGPSQDWLNIVVTRGAKQKIKHYFRAQARTMQLDSGRRSLERALRRRSLPVAKLTSRAKLEEVAKQLINAESVDELLLAIDASRVSAKAVVEALVPDLVKERRPSPAAEAPKKSVSGVYVDGLDAPANLARCCSPVRGDDVIGYITRGRGISVHRVDCPNVKHLMLTEQDRFVQVTWDAPAGEVFAVDFEVLGIDRPGLLKDVLDVISGMNKSASRVAADVQGAMRARIMFRVDVKDQAEIEFIKESVGRIADVTRVYRSRPGLKA, encoded by the coding sequence GTGAGCGCCGCGAGTGGTAACCTCGACACCCTGATGGGCCCCGAGAACGCCGCCTCCGAGCAAGCCGACGACGCACCGGGCTCACTAGCCTCGGCCGGCGGCCACAGGGGCGGTAGCGCCGCGCCGGCTGAGGAGCCAGAGCGAAGCAGGACGGTCGGACCGACCGTGCCCAAGAGCCTCCTGAACGCCACGAGCTACCTGTCCAAGCCGGACGCCGCCAAGCTGGCCGAGGCGTACGCGTTCGCCGAGGAGCACCACCGCGGCATGCTGCGGCGCTCGGGTGAGCCGTTCATCAACCACCCCGTCGCCGTCACGGAGATCCTCGCCGAGATGAACCTCGACATCAGCGCCCTGATGGCCGGGCTTCTGCACGACACGGTCGAGGACACGAGCGCCACCTTCGAGGCGATCGAGGAGCGGTTCGGGGAGACGGTCAGGCGCATCGTCGAGGGCGAGACGAAGATCAGCAAGCTCGCCGTGCGCGTGTACGAGAACGAGCAGGCCGAGAACCTGCGGCAGATGCTCCTCGCGATGACGAGCGACGTGCGCATCATCCTCGTCAAGCTCGCCGACCGGCTGCACAACATGCGGACGCTGCGCTTCATGCCGCCGCACAAGCAGCTCTCGATCAGCGAGGAGACCATCGAGATCTTCGCGCCGCTCGCGAACCGCCTCGGCATCAACCACATCAAGAACGAGCTGGAGGACATCGCCTTCCGCTACCTCGAGCCCGAGCGCTACTTGCAACTGCAGCGGCAGGTGCGCATGCGCCAGTCCGAGCGCGAGGCGTACGTCAAGAAGAGCATCAAGCTCCTCGAGGAGCGCCTGCGGCAGGAGGGCCTCAAGTTCGAGCTCTCCGGCCGCAGCAAGCACCTGTACAGCATCCACCGCAAGATGCTCCGCGACCACCGCAACCTGGACCAGATCTTCGACCTCATGGCCATCCGGGCCGTGCTCGACCCGGGCGAGGGCGACCAGGCGCTGCCCAACGAGGAGGCCGAGAAGGCCGTGTGCTACCGGGCCCTCGGCATCGTCCACTCGCTCTGGACGCCCATCCCCGGGCGCTTCAAGGACTACGTCGCGGTGCCGAAGCCCAACGGCTACCAGAGCCTCCACACGACGGTGATCGGCCTCCTGGGCCAGCCCATCGAGGTCCAGATCCGCACGCGGCACATGCACGAGGTGGCCGAGTTCGGGGTGGCGGCGCACTGGGCTTACAAGGAGGGAGTGGAGGAGACCGCCGAGATCCAGAAGCGCCTCGACTGGATGAAGCAGCTCCTCGAGGTCGACACGAGCTCCGAGGACGCCGACGCGTTCGTCGACGCCGTGAAGACCGACCTCCTCAGCGAGCGCGTGCTCGTCTTCACCCCGGCGGGCGACGTGGTTAACCTACCGCGCGGCTCCACGCCCATCGACTTCGCGTACCACGTGCACACGGAGATCGGGCACCGGTGCATCGGGGCGCGCGTGAACGGCGAGATCGTGCCGCTCAACCACGAGCTCGCCACCGGCGACCGTGTGGAGGTCCTCACCAACCGCTCCAGCCAGTACGGGCCGAGCCAGGACTGGCTCAACATCGTAGTGACGCGCGGGGCCAAGCAGAAGATCAAGCACTACTTCCGCGCGCAGGCGCGCACCATGCAGCTCGACAGCGGCAGGCGCTCGCTGGAGCGTGCGCTGCGGCGGCGCAGCCTGCCGGTGGCGAAGCTGACGTCGCGCGCCAAGCTCGAGGAGGTCGCCAAGCAGCTCATCAACGCCGAGAGCGTCGACGAGCTCCTCCTGGCGATAGACGCCAGCCGCGTGTCGGCCAAGGCCGTCGTCGAGGCGCTCGTGCCAGACCTCGTGAAGGAGCGCCGCCCCTCGCCCGCCGCCGAGGCGCCGAAGAAGAGCGTGAGCGGCGTGTACGTGGACGGGCTGGACGCCCCGGCCAACCTGGCGCGCTGCTGCAGCCCGGTGCGGGGCGACGACGTGATCGGCTACATCACGCGCGGCCGCGGCATCAGCGTGCACCGTGTGGACTGCCCGAACGTCAAGCACCTGATGCTCACGGAGCAGGACCGCTTCGTGCAGGTGACGTGGGACGCGCCGGCGGGCGAGGTCTTCGCCGTTGATTTCGAGGTGCTAGGCATCGACCGCCCCGGCCTCCTCAAGGACGTGCTCGACGTGATCAGCGGCATGAACAAGAGCGCCAGCCGCGTGGCGGCCGACGTGCAGGGCGCCATGCGCGCGCGCATCATGTTCCGCGTGGACGTGAAGGACCAGGCCGAGATCGAGTTCATCAAGGAGAGCGTGGGGCGGATCGCGGACGTGACGCGCGTCTACCGGAGCCGGCCCGGGCTGAAAGCCTGA
- a CDS encoding DUF86 domain-containing protein, which yields MEAVQAISFAEFEENKVMRRFVERTLHLAIEACLDIGSHIISASGYREPLFGREVMDILMENGWLTSEDNRHLAGMVGFRNILVHDYATIDLDIVFQTLQNRVQDLRRFGDAVLAPLEQGGLIGDDDRAC from the coding sequence TTGGAGGCAGTCCAGGCGATTAGCTTCGCGGAGTTCGAGGAGAACAAGGTCATGCGCCGGTTCGTTGAACGGACACTGCACTTGGCGATCGAGGCATGCCTCGACATCGGGTCGCATATCATCTCAGCGTCCGGCTACCGCGAACCCCTGTTTGGGCGCGAAGTCATGGATATCTTGATGGAGAACGGCTGGCTCACCAGCGAGGACAACCGCCACCTCGCCGGAATGGTGGGCTTCCGCAACATCCTCGTTCACGACTACGCGACCATCGATTTGGACATAGTGTTCCAGACCCTGCAGAATCGGGTACAGGACCTCAGGCGCTTCGGCGATGCCGTCCTAGCGCCGCTGGAACAGGGCGGCCTCATCGGCGATGACGACCGCGCCTGTTGA
- a CDS encoding nucleotidyltransferase domain-containing protein, protein MSPATMLAQAVTHTVKALERYFAEQDDVAVAYLFGSATRNERWRSSDIDIGIVFIAATDGPRRLERRIELALQLEKLLRVPIDIVDLDLTSPTFNHHVLFNKVVLKGRGDPARIAFEVAARRAYFDMLPYQQRYLAARLERLRRGEGSDGRQGASTRTVEAARRLHKRLGGSPGD, encoded by the coding sequence ATGAGCCCTGCCACGATGCTTGCCCAAGCCGTCACCCATACCGTGAAGGCGCTTGAGCGGTACTTCGCGGAACAGGACGACGTGGCCGTGGCGTATCTGTTTGGCTCGGCCACGAGGAACGAGCGGTGGAGGAGCAGCGACATCGACATCGGCATCGTGTTCATCGCGGCCACGGATGGGCCCAGGCGCCTGGAGCGCCGGATAGAACTAGCCCTACAGCTCGAGAAGCTACTACGTGTACCAATCGACATCGTCGACCTCGATCTCACTTCGCCGACCTTCAACCATCACGTCCTATTCAACAAGGTAGTCCTGAAGGGGAGAGGTGACCCGGCCCGCATCGCGTTCGAGGTGGCTGCGAGGCGCGCTTACTTCGACATGCTTCCGTACCAGCAGCGCTATCTGGCCGCGAGGCTGGAACGTCTGCGTCGAGGGGAGGGATCGGATGGTCGACAGGGCGCTAGTACTAGAACGGTTGAAGCTGCTAGAAGGCTACATAAGCGACTTGGAGGCAGTCCAGGCGATTAG
- a CDS encoding type II toxin-antitoxin system Phd/YefM family antitoxin — protein sequence MRRISQRELRNQNAAVMDEVERGETFRITRRGVEVAELRPPPVDTFVSTIELRRRLARFPAGDLAQMRREADQFFGDDDRVG from the coding sequence ATGCGACGGATAAGCCAACGCGAACTGCGGAACCAGAACGCCGCGGTGATGGACGAGGTGGAGCGCGGGGAGACCTTCCGCATCACCAGGCGTGGCGTCGAGGTCGCTGAGTTGCGTCCACCACCAGTTGACACGTTCGTATCGACGATCGAGCTGAGGCGACGCCTCGCCCGGTTCCCGGCCGGCGACCTTGCGCAGATGCGCCGTGAAGCAGACCAGTTCTTCGGCGATGACGATCGCGTTGGATGA
- a CDS encoding helix-turn-helix domain-containing protein has translation MSLKWDERTSGGLPQHADAPEPREDNDDDYDYDAETLAVINEVNAMFTSEEVETGIINRELPAEGAIAYASFQEFWDDVLVDFLEDSIGEALRTMRERHEFSLSDAAEAQGISRARAHQIEQPSANLRLDTILRAASAYGYHVQVVFTPKDGYGQAVVAKPAWVDTPDAESGT, from the coding sequence ATGAGTCTGAAATGGGATGAACGCACCTCGGGCGGCCTCCCTCAGCACGCCGACGCTCCTGAGCCCCGAGAAGACAACGACGACGATTACGATTACGATGCCGAGACGCTAGCGGTGATCAACGAAGTCAATGCCATGTTCACCTCGGAAGAGGTCGAAACCGGCATCATCAACCGGGAACTGCCGGCCGAAGGGGCGATCGCCTACGCCAGCTTCCAGGAGTTCTGGGACGATGTTTTGGTTGACTTCTTGGAAGACTCCATCGGCGAAGCGCTACGCACCATGCGCGAACGGCACGAGTTCAGCCTGAGCGACGCGGCCGAGGCCCAGGGCATCAGCCGCGCCCGCGCGCACCAGATCGAGCAGCCGAGCGCCAACCTGCGACTGGACACCATCCTGCGCGCCGCTTCCGCCTACGGCTACCACGTGCAGGTCGTGTTCACGCCGAAGGACGGGTACGGTCAAGCGGTGGTCGCCAAGCCGGCATGGGTGGATACGCCGGACGCTGAGAGTGGGACGTAG
- a CDS encoding low molecular weight phosphotyrosine protein phosphatase encodes MMAASRAQPPAKLAILFVCMGNICRSPTAEAVFRAKLTEAGLADLVEVDSAGTHAYHVGDQPDPRSVAAAARRGYDMQSLRARQLSTYDAERFDYVLVMDKGNYNTTLRALGGAEPGEGQRARVRLFLEFAPGVREVEVPDPYVGGPEGFEHVLDLIEAASDGLLAEVRARLEDR; translated from the coding sequence ATGATGGCCGCGTCCAGGGCGCAACCGCCCGCCAAACTGGCGATCCTGTTCGTCTGCATGGGCAACATCTGCCGCTCGCCCACCGCGGAGGCGGTCTTCCGAGCCAAGCTGACGGAGGCCGGCCTAGCGGACCTGGTAGAGGTCGACTCGGCCGGCACTCACGCCTACCACGTGGGGGACCAGCCCGACCCGCGCTCGGTGGCGGCAGCTGCGCGGCGCGGTTACGACATGCAGAGTCTGCGCGCCCGCCAGCTGAGCACCTACGACGCCGAGCGCTTCGACTACGTACTGGTCATGGACAAGGGCAACTACAACACCACGCTGCGCGCGCTGGGCGGGGCGGAGCCCGGTGAGGGGCAGCGGGCGCGGGTGAGGCTGTTCCTGGAGTTCGCACCCGGCGTGCGCGAGGTGGAGGTGCCCGACCCGTATGTGGGCGGGCCGGAAGGCTTCGAGCACGTGCTCGACCTGATCGAGGCCGCGAGCGACGGGCTGCTGGCCGAGGTACGAGCGAGGCTCGAAGATCGATGA
- a CDS encoding prepilin-type N-terminal cleavage/methylation domain-containing protein: MRNRKTQGFTLIELLIVIAIIGILAAVLIPNLLNARNRANDTATTAFQRNVVTWLAAADTAATTPAAQTALQGITTCTDALLVAEGGAAALPNAVTSCAISYAPGTRRYTVTVASRGGGPIPDLQY, encoded by the coding sequence ATGCGCAACCGTAAGACGCAAGGCTTCACCCTCATCGAGCTGCTGATCGTTATCGCGATCATCGGCATCCTCGCCGCGGTGCTTATTCCGAACCTACTCAATGCTCGTAATCGTGCGAATGACACCGCCACGACGGCCTTTCAGAGGAATGTTGTGACGTGGCTGGCTGCGGCGGATACGGCTGCTACTACGCCCGCTGCCCAGACTGCTCTTCAGGGCATTACGACCTGCACCGATGCATTGCTCGTTGCTGAAGGCGGTGCGGCAGCGTTGCCAAATGCGGTCACTAGTTGCGCCATCTCGTACGCTCCTGGTACTAGGCGCTACACGGTTACTGTAGCGTCCAGGGGCGGCGGACCGATTCCTGACCTCCAGTACTAA
- a CDS encoding prepilin-type N-terminal cleavage/methylation domain-containing protein has protein sequence MKRREHAAGFTLIEVFIVLAVFGILAGLASWGLAGLRQREAVDSSVFTLQQDINRIRTEATKDGDSHRLTVLSGSQYALARRSGATWVTQATKTLSSGVAFVAPYTNYTVEFDSRGFATFSPAGLTFRVSDGTTTKSVMPAMSGISRVW, from the coding sequence ATGAAGAGACGAGAACACGCGGCCGGGTTCACATTGATTGAAGTCTTTATAGTCCTTGCCGTCTTCGGCATCCTCGCGGGCCTGGCAAGCTGGGGTCTCGCTGGCCTGAGGCAGCGCGAAGCGGTCGATTCGTCCGTCTTCACCCTGCAACAAGACATCAACCGCATCCGGACGGAGGCTACGAAGGATGGCGACAGCCACCGCCTTACGGTCCTGTCGGGCAGCCAGTACGCGTTGGCTAGGCGCTCAGGCGCAACCTGGGTTACGCAGGCCACCAAGACGCTGAGCAGCGGCGTTGCGTTCGTGGCGCCGTACACCAACTACACGGTGGAGTTCGACTCGCGCGGCTTCGCGACCTTCTCCCCGGCGGGCCTGACGTTCCGCGTTTCGGATGGCACCACCACGAAGTCGGTCATGCCGGCCATGAGCGGCATCTCGAGGGTCTGGTGA